In one window of Lampris incognitus isolate fLamInc1 chromosome 3, fLamInc1.hap2, whole genome shotgun sequence DNA:
- the phax gene encoding LOW QUALITY PROTEIN: phosphorylated adapter RNA export protein (The sequence of the model RefSeq protein was modified relative to this genomic sequence to represent the inferred CDS: inserted 1 base in 1 codon; deleted 1 base in 1 codon), which translates to MADVRRAMDDDDEDLEDGELSGSGSDSGMRTAPDPPVFGRSSFQNQAAVLPSVTAYRSAANTADSSDPDSDEEAAAWRCKRQKVSDNPRPPPAPGPRFSWSRPASGPPQGGRKVNNIWGSVVQEQCQEAITAELGVFGMEGGVSMASRNVETYNYVLARKIRKEREEQLRGEGESMLDAQLDEYMAGQGSDITDGGGGGGDGQSKRKRPVKERIGPRXEMDVKGRYEITEDDPEDMVIDEIVHRLREPKRELVERVVKVVGRKKAIELLWETATLEENGGLYTVDGSRRRTPGGVFLNLLKNMPSITREQCKEIFLDENQREQKSKKAAQKRRRYVVAKKMKQAINTLNLQEHDDVSRETFASDTNEALESLEEVAEEDPEEKQPEPPSGIEDTAIVYNSADLEVF; encoded by the exons ATGGCGGATGTACGACGcgccatggatgatgatgatgaggatctgGAGGACGGAGAGCTCTCCGGATCTGGCTCGGACTCGGGTATGAGGACCGCGCCAGACCCTCCGGTCTTCGGCCGGTCGTCCTTCCAGAACCAGGCCGCCGTGCTTCCCTCCGTCACGGCCTACCGCAGCGCCGCCAACACGGCCGACTCCAGCGACCCGGACTCGGACGAGGAGGCTGCGGCGTGGAGGTGCAAACGTCAGAAAGTATCCGACAACCCCCGACCGCCTCCTGCACCCGGCCCCCGCTTC AGCTGGTCCCGGCCCGCTTCCGGCCCGCCGCAGGGGGGCCGCAAAGTCAACAACATTTGGGGCTCGGTCGTCCAAGAGCAGTGCCAGGAAGCCATCACCGCGGAGCTGGGCGTGTTCGGCATGGAGGGGGGCGTCAGCATGGCCAGCAGGAACGTGGAGACCTATAACTACGTGCTGGCCCGCAAGatcaggaaggagagagaggagcaacTGAGGGGCGAAGGAGAGTCCATGCTGGATGCCCAGCTCGATGAGTACATGGCGGGTCAGGGGTCAGACATTACCgatggtggcggcggcggcggcgatggTCAGTCGAAGAGGAAACGTCCGGTTAAGGAGAGGATCGGTCCAC CTGAGATGGACGTCAAGGGCCGCTATGAGAtcacggaggacgaccccgagGACATGGTGATCGACGAGATTGTCCACAGGCTCCGTGAGCCCAAAAGAGAGCTGGTGGAGCGGGTGGTGAAGGTCGTCGGGAGGAAGAAGGCCATCGAGCTGCTGTGGGAGACGGCCACCCTGGAGGAAAACGGCGGCTTGTACACCGTGGATGGCAGCCGGCGGCGCACGCCGGGGGGCGTCTTCCTCAACCTGCTGAAGAACATGCCGAGCATCACCAGGGAGCAGTGCAAGGAGATCTTCCTGGACGAGAATCAGAGGGAGCAGAAGAGCAAGAAGGCGGCGCAGAAGCGCCGGCGGTACGTCGTGGCCAAGAAGATGAAGCAGGCCATCAACACGCTCAACCTGCAGGAGCACGACGACGTGTCCAGGGAGACGTTTGCCAGCGACACCAACGAGGCCTTGGAGTCCCTGGAGGAGGTGGCGGAGGAGGACCCGGAGGAGAAACAGCCTGAGCCCCCCTCGGGCATCGAGGACACGGCCATTGTGTACAACTCGGCTGACCTGGAGGTCTTCTGA